One window from the genome of Parasteatoda tepidariorum isolate YZ-2023 chromosome 8, CAS_Ptep_4.0, whole genome shotgun sequence encodes:
- the LOC107436876 gene encoding ADP-ribosylation factor-like protein 8B-A, whose protein sequence is MIALINRFLDWIKSLFWKEEMELTLVGLQYSGKTTFLNVISSGQFCEDMIPTVGFNLKKVTRGNVTIKLWDLGGQPRFRSMWERYCRGVNAIVYMVDAADLEKIEASRNELHNLLDKPQLAGIPVLVLGNKRDLPNALDEKEIIEQMNLSAIQDREICCYSISCKEKDNIDITLQWLISHSKSSSH, encoded by the coding sequence ATGATAGCTCTTATTAACAGGTTTCTTGATTGGATCAAGAGTTTGTTTTGGAAGGAAGAAATGGAGTTGACTCTTGTTGGTCTTCAATACTCCGGTAAAACAACGTTTTTGAATGTTATCTCAAGTGGACAGTTTTGTGAAGATATGATACCCACCGTAGGATTCAATCTGAAGAAGGTGACGAGGGGAAACGTTACGATAAAACTGTGGGATTTAGGAGGACAACCGAGATTTCGCAGTATGTGGGAGCGATATTGTCGAGGAGTAAATGCTATAGTCTATATGGTTGATGCCGCGGATCTTGAAAAAATAGAAGCTTCTCGTAATGAGTTACACAATTTATTAGATAAACCTCAACTAGCTGGCATTCCTGTTCTTGTTCTCGGCAATAAGCGCGACTTGCCAAACGCCTTGGATGAGAAAGAGATCATTGAACAAATGAATCTCTCTGCTATTCAAGATAGGGAAATTTGTTGTTATTCTATATCTTGTAAAGAGAAGGATAACATAGATATCACCTTGCAGTGGCTCATTTCACATTCAAAGTCAAGTAGTCACTGA